One genomic window of Pseudoxanthomonas sp. includes the following:
- a CDS encoding KpsF/GutQ family sugar-phosphate isomerase, protein MPSNAQHSVPADDAALAESGRRAVQIEADALTALAQRIDGPFSAACRQILAGSGRVVAMGMGKSGHIARKIAATLASTGTPAFFVHPGEAGHGDFGMITDTDIVLAISYSGESDEILMLLPLLKRQGNAVIAMTGKPASTLARAADVHLDVSVPAEACPLHLAPTSSTTATLAMGDALAVALLEARGFTSEDFARSHPAGSLGRQLLLHISDVMHTGDEVPAVAADATLAQALVEMSRKRLGMTAVIDVDRTLLGIFTDGDLRRALDTAGLDIHTTAIASVMTRNPVTIGAQALATEAARLLETRNIGSGLIVVDADGRVTGALNVHDLLRARVV, encoded by the coding sequence ATGCCTTCCAACGCGCAGCACAGCGTTCCTGCAGACGATGCCGCCCTGGCCGAAAGTGGCCGGCGCGCCGTGCAGATCGAAGCCGATGCGCTGACCGCGCTGGCCCAGCGCATCGATGGCCCGTTCTCGGCCGCCTGCCGGCAGATCCTGGCCGGTTCGGGCCGCGTGGTGGCCATGGGCATGGGCAAGTCCGGGCATATCGCACGCAAGATCGCCGCGACCCTGGCCTCGACCGGCACCCCGGCGTTCTTCGTCCATCCGGGCGAAGCCGGCCATGGCGACTTCGGCATGATCACCGACACCGACATCGTGCTGGCGATCTCTTATTCCGGCGAATCGGACGAAATCCTGATGCTGCTGCCGCTGCTCAAGCGCCAGGGCAACGCGGTGATCGCCATGACCGGCAAGCCGGCGTCCACGCTGGCCCGCGCCGCCGACGTGCACCTGGATGTCAGCGTCCCGGCCGAAGCCTGCCCGCTGCACCTGGCCCCGACCAGCAGCACCACCGCCACCCTGGCCATGGGCGATGCGCTGGCGGTAGCCCTGCTGGAAGCCCGCGGTTTCACCTCGGAGGATTTCGCCCGCTCGCATCCGGCCGGCAGCCTGGGCCGCCAGCTGTTGCTGCACATCAGCGATGTGATGCACACCGGCGACGAAGTCCCCGCCGTGGCCGCCGATGCCACCCTGGCCCAGGCGCTGGTGGAAATGAGCCGCAAGCGCCTGGGCATGACCGCCGTGATCGATGTCGACAGGACGCTGCTGGGCATCTTCACCGACGGCGACCTGCGTCGCGCCCTGGATACGGCCGGCCTGGACATCCACACCACGGCCATCGCCTCGGTGATGACTCGCAACCCGGTCACCATCGGCGCCCAGGCGCTGGCCACCGAGGCCGCACGCCTGCTGGAAACCCGCAATATCGGCAGCGGCCTGATCGTGGTGGACGCGGACGGCCGGGTCACCGGCGCGCTCAATGTTCACGACCTGTTGCGCGCACGCGTGGTGTAA
- a CDS encoding phenylphosphate carboxylase subunit delta, whose amino-acid sequence MPHSHLHDVTDELLQRAARVRLACFDVDGTLTDGGLFLDAAGQEGKTFHVQDGLGLVLLRRNGIEVALVTARSGQVVEHRARELGIGVHQGVKDKLSHVTAMCAERKLDLDQVLFMGDDLADLTTLRQVGLAIVPDNVHAWVAPAAHWRTQASGGKGAAREACDLVLAAQGHVGELLQDGAA is encoded by the coding sequence ATGCCCCACTCCCATCTCCACGACGTCACCGATGAGCTGCTGCAGCGCGCCGCACGCGTGCGCCTGGCCTGTTTCGATGTCGATGGCACGCTGACCGACGGCGGCCTGTTCCTGGATGCCGCCGGGCAGGAAGGCAAGACCTTTCACGTGCAGGACGGCCTGGGGCTGGTGCTGCTGCGCCGCAACGGCATCGAAGTGGCACTGGTCACCGCCCGCAGCGGCCAGGTGGTCGAACACCGTGCCCGCGAGCTGGGCATCGGCGTGCACCAGGGCGTCAAGGACAAGCTGTCCCACGTCACCGCCATGTGCGCCGAACGCAAGCTCGACCTGGACCAGGTGCTGTTCATGGGCGACGACCTGGCCGACCTGACCACGTTGCGCCAGGTCGGGCTGGCGATCGTCCCGGACAACGTGCATGCCTGGGTCGCACCCGCCGCGCATTGGCGTACGCAGGCCAGTGGCGGCAAGGGCGCGGCGCGCGAGGCCTGCGACCTGGTCCTGGCCGCGCAAGGCCACGTGGGCGAACTGCTGCAGGATGGCGCCGCGTGA
- the lptC gene encoding LPS export ABC transporter periplasmic protein LptC: protein MNWRTGLGIALLVALLLFGWSAWDNRQKPQTTGQAAQSDYIMHDFEMVALDKDGKESVTLRAPEMHRTAADQTYAITTPLFLIPDKSGAHMEMRSKTAWVAAKGEKAILRDDVVGNSPPGVGAPTDFKTSRLDIFPDQHLASTDQPVVLTQPGVTVAGTGFEINSQTQQYKFKSKVKSRYVPKSAQ, encoded by the coding sequence GTGAACTGGCGCACGGGACTGGGCATCGCGCTGCTGGTCGCACTGCTGCTGTTCGGCTGGTCGGCCTGGGACAACCGCCAGAAACCGCAAACGACCGGCCAGGCCGCGCAGTCCGACTACATCATGCATGACTTCGAAATGGTCGCCCTGGACAAGGACGGCAAGGAGTCGGTCACCCTGCGCGCGCCGGAAATGCACCGCACCGCGGCCGACCAAACCTATGCCATCACCACGCCGCTGTTCCTGATTCCCGACAAGAGCGGCGCCCATATGGAAATGCGCAGCAAGACCGCCTGGGTTGCCGCCAAGGGCGAGAAAGCCATCCTGCGCGATGACGTCGTGGGCAACAGCCCGCCCGGCGTCGGCGCACCCACGGACTTCAAGACCAGCCGGTTGGACATCTTTCCCGACCAGCACCTGGCCAGCACCGACCAGCCCGTGGTGTTGACCCAGCCCGGCGTGACCGTGGCCGGCACGGGTTTTGAAATCAACTCGCAGACCCAACAATACAAATTCAAGTCCAAGGTGAAATCGCGCTATGTCCCCAAATCCGCGCAATAA
- the lptA gene encoding lipopolysaccharide transport periplasmic protein LptA, translated as MSPNPRNKVSLGLLVAASLLMAGAAQAKQSDRNQPMDIQSDSQDGTAAADGVTNLVGDVVIIQGTLEVHASKGQIFRKGGDTVRGVFTGKQARLKQINDDGTPVEATADTIDYDMVNNIVTLTGNYKVTSPKGTNAGQKMVYNTVTGSMQSGGDGTRVHTVIQPKAKAPATPAATPAKPGAK; from the coding sequence ATGTCCCCAAATCCGCGCAATAAGGTCAGCCTAGGCCTGCTGGTGGCCGCATCGCTGCTGATGGCGGGCGCTGCGCAGGCCAAGCAGTCCGATCGCAACCAGCCCATGGATATCCAGTCCGATAGCCAGGACGGCACCGCTGCCGCCGATGGCGTGACCAACCTGGTCGGCGACGTGGTGATCATCCAGGGCACGCTGGAAGTGCATGCCAGCAAGGGCCAGATCTTCCGCAAGGGAGGTGACACCGTGCGCGGCGTATTCACCGGCAAGCAGGCCCGGCTGAAACAGATCAACGACGACGGCACGCCGGTCGAAGCCACGGCCGACACCATCGACTACGACATGGTCAACAACATCGTCACCCTGACCGGCAACTACAAGGTGACCTCGCCCAAGGGCACCAACGCCGGGCAGAAGATGGTCTACAACACCGTGACCGGCAGCATGCAGAGTGGCGGCGACGGCACGCGCGTGCACACGGTGATCCAGCCCAAGGCCAAGGCGCCGGCCACGCCGGCGGCGACGCCCGCCAAGCCGGGGGCCAAGTAA
- the lptB gene encoding LPS export ABC transporter ATP-binding protein, producing MLSAQGLKKSYKQRKVVTDFGLTLEPGEVVGLLGPNGAGKTTCFYMIVGLVSTDAGTILLDGQDITSEPMYHRAKLGVGYLPQEPSVFRKLTVADNIRLVLELRDDLDGDGAEKELASLLDELQITHVSEQLGASLSGGERRRVEIARALAAKPRLMLLDEPFAGVDPISVGEIQRIITHLKDRGIGVLITDHNVRETLGICDRAYILAEGSVLAQGAPDELLANADVRRVYLGDTFRL from the coding sequence ATGCTCTCGGCCCAGGGACTGAAGAAGAGCTACAAGCAGCGCAAGGTCGTCACCGATTTCGGACTGACCCTGGAACCGGGTGAAGTGGTCGGCCTGCTCGGCCCCAATGGCGCCGGCAAGACCACCTGCTTCTACATGATCGTCGGGCTGGTCTCCACCGATGCCGGCACCATCCTGCTGGACGGCCAGGACATCACCAGCGAGCCGATGTACCACCGCGCCAAGCTCGGCGTGGGCTACCTGCCACAGGAACCCTCGGTGTTCCGCAAGCTCACCGTGGCCGACAACATCCGCCTGGTGCTGGAACTGCGCGACGATCTGGATGGCGATGGCGCGGAAAAGGAACTGGCATCGCTACTGGACGAACTGCAGATCACCCACGTCTCCGAGCAGTTGGGCGCCAGCCTGTCCGGTGGCGAGCGCCGTCGCGTGGAAATCGCCCGCGCCCTGGCTGCCAAACCGCGCCTGATGCTGCTGGACGAACCCTTCGCGGGCGTGGATCCGATCTCGGTCGGCGAGATCCAGCGGATCATCACCCACCTCAAGGACCGCGGCATCGGCGTGCTCATCACCGACCACAATGTCCGCGAAACCTTGGGAATCTGCGACCGGGCGTATATCCTCGCTGAAGGCAGCGTGCTGGCGCAGGGGGCACCGGACGAACTGCTGGCCAACGCCGACGTACGCCGCGTATACCTGGGAGACACCTTCCGGTTGTGA